AAGGTCCTCCTGCCAAGCTTAGGCGTGTCCTCCACATTCCTTGTATTTGGTGCCGCTTTCCTGCTTATCTGTGTCCCCGCGTCACTTTTGATCGGGAACCCTCCGGATGGTTACGTCATACCGAAAGCGCCTTCCGCCTGCAGCCAGAAGCAATACACTACAAAAGAAATGCTGAAAACCAGATCATTCTACCTGATAACTCTCTCCCTCTTCTTTATCCTGTCCGCGTTCTTTGTACTGAACCCGCTGTTCAAAGACCTCGGAACCGAAAGAGGCCTCGGCGACCTTGCGGTCATGACAGTTATGATAGTGGGAGTATGCAGCGCGTCAGGAAGGATAGCGATCACCTGGATATCCGACAACATAGGAAGGATGTCCGGCTTGCTCCTGATATTCGCGCTTACCTTAGCCGGCGTCACGCTTGTGATATTTGCTGAGAATCTCCTGTACGTTGCGTGCATGGGTCTGATCGCTTTTGGTTTCGGCGGTGCGGCCGGGATATACGCCACGGTGACATCCGATAACTTCGGCACAAAGAACATGGGTAGCAACTATGGTCTTGTAATGCTTGGTTTCGGTGCGTCGGCGCTGGTAGCTCAGGTGTTGTCAAAAACGCTTGTTTCAGACGGCGACTACACTCTGGTCTTCATAGCGTGTGCGATAACAAGCATAGCGTCTCTTGTGTGCATACTGCTGCTGAGAGCGTTCTCTGATACGAAGAACAGCACGGATATACTGGCTTGAATCAAACGGTTTTTAGTTTTGTTAAAAGGGGCTCCCGCCCTTTCTTTTTTGACATGTTGCAGAAACCCGGATAAACAGAACAAATCAACTGTTTGCGGTAAGCAAGGATTTATGTCTGAATCATATACTGAAAACAAAGAAACCAGGCGGCACATCTTGGAGCAGTATCCGGCGGCGGAAACAATGAGTCTGAACAACGAGATCACCATTTTATCGAAGCGCGAGGGGGTGAACATAATTGGTTTCGCCGACCTGCGGTGTCTGTCAAAGGAAGTGCGTCAAAATTTTGATTTTGGGATCGTGTTCGCTTTATCATATACAAAAGAGGCCATGTCTGAAAATAAGGGCGGGTCGCCGCAAAGATACCATGCGGAGCTGAGATCCATAAATAAACGCCTGCCGGAACTTGCCGCCATGATCGCGGATCTTTTGATCGGAAGGGGATACAAAGCCTGTATCCGGGTCTCCTCAACAGTCGTGGCGGACGAAGATCACCGCACGAACCTGCCCCACAAGACAGTAGGTACACTGGCGGGGATCGGCTGGATCGGTAAATGCGCATTGTTCGTCACGGAGGAGGTCGGTTCGGCATTGCGGCTGGGTGTCGTACTGACGAGCGCCGAGCTTGAATGCGGAACGCCTGTAACGAAGTCCCGCTGCGGTACGGACTGCGCATGCTGTGCCGACGCATGCCCCGGGAAAGCTGTCCTGGGCGGATCGTGGATGACCGGCACAGACAGAGATGAGTTCTTTAATGCCCGTGCCTGCTATTCCGCCGGACATGCCCGCGCAAGGGCGACGCTGGGTATCGACGAGACCGTCTGCGGGCTGTGCATATCAAGCTGTCCCTTCACAAAACGCGGGCTCGGTTACGAATAAGAACGGCGGCGTCTTTGCGGGAAAGCGCAGAAGCCGTATCTCCTATTGTACAGCAGATCGAAGGATACCCGCAGGTAATGCAGAGAATATAATAAAAAAAGGGAATTTGGAAAAAGTTTAAACTCATCAAGAGTAACCGCAGGCTTAGAGGCCGTAGTTCTTCTTGGTGTAGTTCGGAACGTCGGCGTACTTCTTGTCGCAGTACTCGAAGAACTTGGCTTCCTCAGCGGGGAGTGCCTCGAAGTCTTTTATGATGACGTCGATGGTCTCTTTCTGCTTTACGGTGAGCGGAAGTTCTTTGCTCTCGAATCCGGCCTTTACGAGCTTGGCTGCGGTAAGTCCTGCTGCCTTTGCGCGGAGGTAGATGTTGTTACCCTCTTTCGCAATTGCCTCTCCGACCTTGTAGGCGTTGTCGAAGGCGAGCATGTAGCCCTCGGGGCCTCTTGTGCGGTCGGTGATCATGTACAGGTCCCTCAGGGTCTTCTCGTTTCCGGTTGCGATAGCGCAGTTCATCAGGGCCACTTCGTAGCCGAGTGATCCGAGCCAGCACTGGACTGACGATCCACCGAATTCGGGGTGGTACTCAACGGACTCGTTCGACCAAACGTCGCAGATCTGAGCCATCAGGTTGCCCTGCAGGTCAGCGTGTGCGCACTGGCAGTTCTTTCCCTCTTGGGCTGCAGGCCTTCCGGTGATGGTCTTTATTATGGGTCCCTCGTATCCGCAGTCCTTGTCGGGTCCGGATGCGCCGCACTCCATTGCAACCATTGTCCTGGCCGCCGATATTGCCCTTGTTACGGTCGAGAAGGTCTTCTGGACATCCTGGTCGAGCATGCCGCCGGCCATGAACATCGATGTGTTCGCACCGGAACAGTTGGTGTCTCCGCCGCAAACCACTTTGTTCTTCTTCGCGGTGTTGACGAACTCAGACCATACGAACTCCATGTCGATGGAGCCGAGGTATCCTACACCATAAAGGAACGCTACTGCGTCTCCGGTCGTGACTGCGTGGTCAGCGAGCTCTTTTCCGCCCATCGTCTCGCATGAGATGAGGTCGGCTCCGTTCTCGCAAGCAACGTCGCAGCATCCGAAGAGTGCCTCAGGGTAGAGGTGTTTTCCCTTCGCGCCGGGGCGGAGTCCTTCCTCTGCCTCACGCTGGTCAGGCAGGGTCTGCCTTACTGCAGTGCAGATGCCGTACTCCTCGTTGAACTTCCTGGTGATCTCGCGCTGTCCCTCGACAACGGGGGCCGCGAATTTGGGGTTACCCATCTGGGAAATCCACTCTGTCTCGAGCTGCAGGTCCGGGAATCCGAGCGTGATGGCTCTGTTCAGTGCGTCTTTCGAGATGTAGTCAACGTACTCTTTCTTCAGTCTTGCCGGGTCTTTCTCAGATCCGGGCCTCGGTCCGTAGTTGAGCTCGGGTATTACCCTTCCGGCGCCCACTTTTATTCCGCATCCGTAGGATACGGGGGATTTCGCGGTTCCGAATACAACCTCATCAGCACTCGAGTATGCCATTTTTGTGAATCTTGTTGCTGCCATGTTTACACACCTCCAACGATGTCGTCCCAGTTTGCCCTGATCTTTCTCCAGTCGTAGCCGGCTTTGACTTTGTCGGCTATCGGCGGGGTCTGCGGGGCTTTCTCAGAGTATATTCCGAGGTCGAATGACTCGGAGAAGTCTCTGTTCACTGCGCCGCCTGCGGACATGAAGGGCAGGTTTATTCCCTTCGCGACGAGCTGCTCAGCAGCCCTGGGGAACGCTGTCATCGTCGTCGTCATGAGTGCCGTTCCAGTAACCATCATGGGTTTGGATTTGATTACCTCTGCGACCACGTCTTTCACATCGACGTCCTTGCCCATGTCGATAACTGAGTATCCGGACGAGGTCAGCATGACCTTGGCGATGTTCTTTCCGATGTCGTGGGGGTCTCCCTCTGCAACATGCATGACAACCAGTCCTTTCGTCTCCCTTCCGCCTTTGATCTGTTTCTCGGCGATTGCGATTCCGATCTCCATGGTCTTTGCGGCCATCATGATCTCGGGGAGATAGTAGATGTGGTCTGCATACAGCTTTGCAACAACTTCCATTCCGATTACAAGTCCGTCGTTTATGATGACGAGCGGGTCTTTTGTTTTCAGCGCCTCAGTGGTGGCAGGGCCTACGTCCTTGAATTTCATCCAAACAACGGTCTCTGCGACCTTTTTAAGCACCGGATCCTTAGGCAGCATCTTGGCGGCGATAGCTTCCGGGGAAGCCTCGTTCTGTGCTTTGATGTCATACCTTGTGAGGATCTTTGCATAGTCTACTCCTTTGTGACTAACCATAAGTTTTTCCTCCTTGTTTATGTGTTAGCCGATTTCTCGACCGACACTAATGGTAGAATAAGTCGAACACTATATAACCTGTATCAAGGATGGATGTTATATCCATTCGATATAAATGGTAACACAATGCTTATATACTGTGAACGAAAAAAGTAGATATGTCGCGCCTTGAGAAAGCTATATTGTTCTACGTATTTCGTAAAAAATGTTTGTTTTTTTGAGGTAAAGTTGACATCCGGCCAAGGTCGAAACGTAATTATGATCTCATCTTCTGAAGTAATCGTAACAGCTGTCAACAAATCTCCCCGGGATTTTCGGGTTGGATGCGAAATGGATGTGCGTATACCCTGCGATGGTGTTTCCTGCCATCATACCGTCTTTGCCATCCTCGATCCCGTTCCCCCTTGTAAGGTCGAATGCATATTCCCTGTGCCCGGCAGGAGAGATGGCCGAATAGTGGAACTCATGCCCTCTGACGGTCCACCCCTTTTCACATAGGATAGTGTCGGCATTGGAGGTCATTTCCACATACCCCAGCGATCTTCTTCTGTCGTTCATTTTGGATTCCGCTTCCAGAACCCCGCACATCTCATGTCTTCCGCCTTCCGTTAGGCATATGTGCTTGGAGAGGTACATCAGACCGCCGCACTCAGCGTATATCGGCATGCCGTCCTCTGATGCCTTTTTCACGGCTGACCTCACCTTCTCGTTCTTTTCTAACTTTTCGGAGAATATCTCCGGGTAGCCTCCGCCGAAGTACAGGCCGCTGACGTCGGGGAGGTCGCCGTCGATAGGAGAGAAGGGCACTATCTCGGCGCCGGCCTCGATCATAGCTTCTATATTATGAATATAATAGAAGTTAAAGGCGCGGTCCTTCGCCACACCTATGCGCACCTTGCTCTTTTTCTTGGAGGGAGGATCATATTTTCTTGTGAAGGAGGGGGCGGTTCCCGCTATCTCCACAAGTCTGTCGATGTCCACGCAGCTTTCCACATGCTCCATTATTTTTTCATACTTACCGCGGTCATAGTTCTCCGCGGCGGGGATAAGACCGAGATGTCTGCTTTCCAATGCCATGCATTCATCCCTGAGCACTCCTCCGAGGCAGGGTATGTCTTTGAGCGAACGTTCCAATATCCTCAGGTGTTTCTCGCTTCCCACTCTGTTGAAGATCACTCCCGCTAAATTTACGTCCGCATCATATTCTTTGAAGCCGAGAGCTATCGCGCCGGCGCTTCTGGCCATTGACTTTGCGTCGATCACGAGGATGACGGGGGCCTTGACTATCTTTGACAGATGGGCGGTCGAGCCTTCTTCGCTTGTGCCGTCTATGCCGTCGTACAGCCCCATGACCCCCTCTATTACAGATATTCCCGACCCTTCCGAACCTTTTACGAAAAGTCTTTCGGCCTCGTCTTTGAACATCCAGGTGTCCAGGTTCCTGCATTCTTTACCGAGGACCATTGTGTGGTGCATGGGGTCAAGATAATCCGGGCCGGTCTTGAAGGATTGAGGGTTCAGCCCTCTTTTCTTCAGAGCCATCAGCAACCCCATGGTTATAGTTGATTTCCCAGCTCCGCTGTGGGTGCCTGCAATTACGATCCTGGGGACACCGCACGACATAATGGATATATGCTCCAACTTGTATTTTAAAGATACACCGCGCGCCGAAATAGGGACGTTCAAAAATTCCATTGAAAGACTAATATATCATCCTGACTGTTCCCCTTAATCATATGTATGTTTACATTTTAGGCGGATTCCTCGGAAGCGGGAAAACGACGCTTTTGATGAAGCTAGCTTCAATGTACAGTAAGAAGGGCGCTAAAGTAGCCATATTAGTGAACGAATCCGGCGAGATCGGAGTCGACGGCGCCACTCTGAAAGCGGAGGGCTACGACGCCATAGAGCTGCCGGACGGATGCATATGCTGTTCCCTTTCCGGCACGCTGCAGACCGCCCTAAAAAACATAAAAAGAGATATTGACCCTGACATAATAATAATAGAGCCCACGGGGCTAGCGCTGCCTCATAAAGTAAAGGATCTGGTCCATATTTCAATGATCAATCCCGACGAAATGTACATCATCGGAATAGCAGACATACAAAGGTTCGACGATCTGATCAAGAAAAAGGAGGAATTCTTCAAAAGACAGATGTTCGCCGCGGACTTCATCCTGATCAACAAAAGCGACCTCGCCACGCCTGAGAAGATGGAATCGGCCATCAAATGGCTGAAGGGTGAGTATCCGGATAAGCCGATGATCCCTGTGTCCACCAAAACGGGGGAGAATATGGACAAGGTCTACGAGATGATGCAATGAGCGAACATAAACACGACAAGGACTGCCACTGCCGCGAGTGTGAGGACGAGAAAGCGGATACGGAAAGGACGTCGATCGAGGAAGCGGGCGGCGTCGCCGTCGGCCTGAAAGGACACATACACGGTTTCAACGCGGATGCCGCTGCCCGCATGTCCAACGCGCTGCTTGCCACAGGTAAATGGGTGGAGAAAGAGTCCGGCTCCCTGCTTGGGCACATAAAGGCCGCCGTCTACAACTCAGAAGGAAGGGGGATAACTTTCAACCTGACGGATGTGGGCAACGGGGTCGAACAGCACGGCACGCTGCCCCCCCAGAAAGAGGTCAACTTCAACTTCATGTCCGCCGTACTTGACGTGGACCCCCATGAATTGGAACACGCAATGATGGATGCCCTTGAGGATACCGGTCTGGACTACCACCTGGAGGGGCAAAGCTGCGATCATGAGCACCATCATCACGAACACGGCCACGATCACGGTCATCACCATGATCATGGTCATGAACATCACGATCATCATCACCATGATGAGAAGGATGAGGTCTGCCACTGCGAAGCATGTGAGGACCGCAGAAAGGAAGAGGCCGAAAGGGCCGAAAAAGGCTCTTTCTGGGATAAAATAAGGAGGAGGAAAAAATGAGATACGGTATATCGCTGGACATGGGTACCAGCGGAACCAGGGCGCACAGCGTGGACCTTTCCGACGGGAAGATACTATCCACGTCTGTAACGGAATGCCACCCGCTGCCGGGTGCCAACATAATGGACCACCTGACATTCTGCATCAACATAGGAACGGATATCGCACACAGGATCGTCATGGACACTGTCAACAAAGTGATAAAGACCCTCGACGTCGACCTGAAGAAGGTCGAAAGAGTCTCAATCTGCGGGAACCCCATACAGCTTTCGCTGTTCCAGGGCATAGGCGTGGAGGACCTTGCTTTTGCGGGAGAGAACGCCCACAAAGCGAGAGGCATCAAGGTCCTCGACAGGAACGCCGGAGTGTTCTCCGCCGTGGATGTGGGCCTTGACGTGCCCGACGGCTGCGAGCTGTGCGTTCCGCCCTCTATCAGACACGAGATCGGCGCGGACGCGCTTGCCATGATGTACAAGAGCGGATTCCTGGAGCAGAAGGATAACTGTCTCGTCACAGACTACGGAACGAATGCGGAGATGGCACTGAAGGTCGGCGATGACATATACACAGGTTCCGCCGCCGCCGGACCTGCGATGGAAGGACAGTCCATAAAATACGGTATGCTTGCCGGCCCTGGGGCCATCAGCGATCTGGAATATGACACCCAGTGGAGATGCCTCGTGCTTGATGAGAACATAATGCCGCAGCCGGGGGACATGGTCGACTTCAACCTGAACATGGTCACCTCCGAGGGGCCGATGCACGGCAAGGCGAAAGGTATCACCGGGACCGGCGTCGTCGCCGCTGTCGCAGCGGCTTTGGGAGGCGGCCTCTGGAAAAGAGGAAAGCTCACCACCGACGGCGAGAAAATGGTCTTCCAGGACGGAGTATACATCGACTCGCACGACATCTCTGAGGCTTGCAAGGCCATCGGCGCCATGAGGGCGGGACACTTCACGCTCCTTGAGAAAGCCGGGATAAAGTTCGACGAGATGCAGACCATGTATATGGCGGGCGCATCGGGAACGTATGTGGATGCCGTCAAGGCCAGGGAGGTGGGCCTCCTGCCCCCGTCCTGCAACAAGATATACCAGTACGGCAACACGTCCCTCGCGATGGCTACGGACATCCTCAGGAACCCGGAGCTCCTTGACGAGCTTCAGGGGATAGCGGACGGCATCAGGGCGAACCACGTGATGTTCGCGTCCGACCCGATATTCGAGCAGATCTATGTTATGGAACTCGCATACTGGGATGAGGGGATGAGCATGGATATGTACAACACATACAACGAGATGATGGACATACAGCCTCTGCCTAAGGTCAAAGGTGTGCCTGAGGTCTTCCGCATGGTGGCCCGTGACATACCGGATCTGGGTGCCGGCGGCCTCCGCATAATCCATGACATAGGCACCGAGCTGAAGGCGCACATGCCGGGATGTACCGGATGCAAGAAGTGTGAGAAAGAGTGTCCGGAGAGGGCTCTTACCGTCACCGATGACAAGCAGATCGTTGTTAAAACAAAGAACTGCCTGGGAACTGCGTGTTACAGATGCCAGTTCTCATGTCCGGAAAAAGTGTATAAGTACGACCTTCTGAAACTCGACAGCTGAAACTATCATAGAGGGGGCGACCCCTCTTTTTTAATCGTTCATAACGTTCTCTTTTTCCAGCTCGGTCAGTATCTTTTTCCGGAGGGCGGTGAATTCCAGACATGCGCGGTCCCTGGGGCGCGGCCAGGGGATGTCTATGATCTCCTTTATGCTCGCGGGACGTTTCGTAAGCACCACTATCCTGTCGGAGAGGAACACCGCCTCATCGACAGAATGAGTGACAAAAATTATCGTTTGGTCTGTCTTTTCAAGGATATTAAGGAGCTGCACCTGCATAATGTTCCTGGTCTGGGCATCCAAAGCGCCGAACGGTTCGTCCATGAGGATCACATCAGGATGTCCCACCAGCGCTCTGGCGATGCCCACGCGCTGTTTCATACCTCCGGAAAGTTCGTGGACACGGGCGTCGATGAACTTCTCCAGGCCTGCGAGTTTGATGTACTTCTCCGCCCTCTCTCTTCGCTCTTCTTTAGGAACACCGGCTACTTCAAGACCGAACTCCACATTCTTCCTCACCGACCTCCAGGGGAACAGCGCAAAGTCCTGGAACACCATCCCTCTGTCCGCTCCGGGGGCGGTACACGGCCTTCCGCTTATCCGTATCTCTCCCGATGTGGGCTGTATGAGGCCGGCTATAAGCCTGAGGATCGTGGTCTTGCCGCATCCCGACGGTCCGACAAGGGTTATCAGCTCTCCTTTTTTGATATCGAGAGAAAAGTCCTCCAGGGCGACTGTTTCCACTTCATCCCTTTTGAAAACCTTCCTCAGGCCGCTGATAACAATATGGGTATCCGGAGGTGCTGCGTATTCCTGCGGTGTTTGTTCCGTTCCTTGTTCGTCATTCATACTTCTATCCCCATCCTCTTTGACAGCAACCTGTGGATATAATCCGCTACGCCTATCGTCAGCAGCCCCAATACCGCGATTATCACCAGCGCGGCGTAGGCGCCCGGCCAGTATCCCGCTGCCGCTTGCTCGGCAAGATAGAATCCTATGCCTCCGAGAGGCGTAGCGTATAACTCCGCCGCGACGATACACATCCACCCGATCCCCAGCCCGACCTTGACGCCGTTCATGACATACGGGACGGCGGAAGGCATCATCACTTTGTAGAATACTTGTATCTGCGATGCGCCCAGCGTCTTGGATGCATCTATCCAGTTGGGATCTATTTTTCTCACCCCGAAGATGACGTTTGTCAAAAGCGGGAAGAAGATACCGACAAACACCACTAAAACGGGCCCGATCGAATAACCTAACGAAAGCATGAATATCGGAGCCCATGCTATGGGGGCTATCGGCCTGAGTATCTCGATGACGGGGCTTGCAAAATCCCTCAGGACCTTGGAGTAGCCGAGGATCAGCCCCAATGGCACCGCCACAGCAAACGCCAGAAGGAATCCCTTGATGAAAGTGGACAAACTGGACGATATGTATCCTCCTAAACTTATTTTGGTCATCCTGTCACCGTTCAGATACAGATCGACCAAAGCATTCCAAGTTTCCAAAGGGGTTGGGATGGCGGTGCTTTTTGTGATTACTGAGATCGCCCACCATGTAAAAATGAAAATGGACAACGAGATAACAGCTATCAGTACGGTCCTTGCGAACCTATGATACTTGTTATTCTCGTCGTATTTTATTCCTAAGATCTGACTCATCGCATTAAGCCTTCACGAGTTCTCCGTTTATAACAGTTATCGTAATGGGCGGCGCTCCCAGCAGACCGAACGATGCCTCGCCGTTCTGTATGGCTGTCGCGACCCCCGGCCCGTTCGTTGCGGGAGAGAACGAGACATTGAGCCCGTAGTCTTCAAAGAACCCGAGTTCCTTTGCCACATGGACTGCTATCTGGTGTATGTCTCCGGCAATGACGGCCACTTTCAGGCTCGCGGATCCCTCAAAGGTCTCTCCGCTTGCCAATAACTGAAGCGCTTTTCCGAGGAAGCTTTCATCTATGAACTTGTCTGCGAACTCATCGCCGTTTTCAAACCCAAGGTTCTTGAGTGTTTTGTTTGTGGCGCCCAGTTCGACCAAGTTCTCTGCTAAGGATGGAATCTCGTTTTTCAGATATGCGAGGGGCGTGCCGCTGTTCTCGCCATAGGTGTACGTAACGGTCTCCATAGCTTCTTTTATCTCATCCTCTGTGAAATTCGGACCAGCTACATCCTTCGCAATGCTGACCAGCCGAGCATAGTCCTCGCTCGTTTTGTTGTTGAGCGCACCGTTTACCCAATTGACGGCCTTGACATATGCGGCCAAGAACCTGACGGTCTCATTCTCATGAGTAGAGGTGTATCCGTGGAACCCGGCAATGACACAGCAAGCGTGTCCTGGGAACAGGTCGTTGGTAAGCGCCAGTTCTTTAAACCTTGTTGTTCCGTCGTCTACTATCTTCTGATACTGGGGCTGCCACAGCGAACCTCCGTCGATGACATCGTTTCCGAGGGCCAGCCCTGCGTTGGATATGTTTGAGATGAAATACACAGTATTAGGGGCAGAATTATTTCCCCCCACGGTATACGCCGCGAAGCTCATGCCCATGCCTTCTACGATCGTGAGAAGCTGTACATGCTGTATCGTTGATATTCCGGGCGTTCCGAACACCTTCCCTTCCCAGCCCGACGGTATCGGTTGGCTGCTGGCGTCGAACATATCGCCTACATTATACTTTTTATCAATATAAATGCCGGAACCTTCTGTGTTGACTCCGGCAATGATATTGATCTCTTTGTCTTTGTCTTGGAGGAAGAAGTACACTCCGACCCCTGCTACAACAAGGACTGCTATGATTATTACTGCTATGATTTTGGTATTCAAACAACCACGTCCAGGCAAAAAATGTCTACATGATATTTAACCATATTAGGATATTTTATCCTTATTGTGATAAAAATTTCTATGTGCTGTCATTGAATGGGCCCCGTCGCGACAAGGCCCTTGGTTCGGCGGCCCCGCGCAAAGAATATGAACCTAAGAACAATAGAAGGGCGCATGAAGGCCCTTGCCAACGGCGTCACGATATATTACGAAACAGAGGGTGACGGCCCGCCAGTAATACTGCTGCACGGCAACGGCGAAGACCACAGGATATTCGACCGCCTTACGGAAAAACTGAAAAAGGACC
This sequence is a window from Candidatus Methanoplasma cognatum. Protein-coding genes within it:
- a CDS encoding OFA family MFS transporter; this translates as MEDKGHIEINKKRYIVLLAGIAIQFCAGTLYMWSIYNAPVAELLFGGDRNASALTATFMLVAFVAGILIGGRIMDKIGPKKMAVIGSLIMSSGILASSLVNSDHSYLIYLTYGIIGGFGVGTVYTCTVSPIQKWFFDRRGFATGLMVGAFGFSLVIFGPLADKVLLPSLGVSSTFLVFGAAFLLICVPASLLIGNPPDGYVIPKAPSACSQKQYTTKEMLKTRSFYLITLSLFFILSAFFVLNPLFKDLGTERGLGDLAVMTVMIVGVCSASGRIAITWISDNIGRMSGLLLIFALTLAGVTLVIFAENLLYVACMGLIAFGFGGAAGIYATVTSDNFGTKNMGSNYGLVMLGFGASALVAQVLSKTLVSDGDYTLVFIACAITSIASLVCILLLRAFSDTKNSTDILA
- a CDS encoding methanol--corrinoid methyltransferase, which encodes MAATRFTKMAYSSADEVVFGTAKSPVSYGCGIKVGAGRVIPELNYGPRPGSEKDPARLKKEYVDYISKDALNRAITLGFPDLQLETEWISQMGNPKFAAPVVEGQREITRKFNEEYGICTAVRQTLPDQREAEEGLRPGAKGKHLYPEALFGCCDVACENGADLISCETMGGKELADHAVTTGDAVAFLYGVGYLGSIDMEFVWSEFVNTAKKNKVVCGGDTNCSGANTSMFMAGGMLDQDVQKTFSTVTRAISAARTMVAMECGASGPDKDCGYEGPIIKTITGRPAAQEGKNCQCAHADLQGNLMAQICDVWSNESVEYHPEFGGSSVQCWLGSLGYEVALMNCAIATGNEKTLRDLYMITDRTRGPEGYMLAFDNAYKVGEAIAKEGNNIYLRAKAAGLTAAKLVKAGFESKELPLTVKQKETIDVIIKDFEALPAEEAKFFEYCDKKYADVPNYTKKNYGL
- a CDS encoding cobalamin-dependent protein (Presence of a B(12) (cobalamin)-binding domain implies dependence on cobalamin itself, in one of its several forms, or in some unusual lineages, dependence on a cobalamin-like analog.); its protein translation is MVSHKGVDYAKILTRYDIKAQNEASPEAIAAKMLPKDPVLKKVAETVVWMKFKDVGPATTEALKTKDPLVIINDGLVIGMEVVAKLYADHIYYLPEIMMAAKTMEIGIAIAEKQIKGGRETKGLVVMHVAEGDPHDIGKNIAKVMLTSSGYSVIDMGKDVDVKDVVAEVIKSKPMMVTGTALMTTTMTAFPRAAEQLVAKGINLPFMSAGGAVNRDFSESFDLGIYSEKAPQTPPIADKVKAGYDWRKIRANWDDIVGGV
- the cobB gene encoding hydrogenobyrinic acid a,c-diamide synthase (glutamine-hydrolyzing), producing MSCGVPRIVIAGTHSGAGKSTITMGLLMALKKRGLNPQSFKTGPDYLDPMHHTMVLGKECRNLDTWMFKDEAERLFVKGSEGSGISVIEGVMGLYDGIDGTSEEGSTAHLSKIVKAPVILVIDAKSMARSAGAIALGFKEYDADVNLAGVIFNRVGSEKHLRILERSLKDIPCLGGVLRDECMALESRHLGLIPAAENYDRGKYEKIMEHVESCVDIDRLVEIAGTAPSFTRKYDPPSKKKSKVRIGVAKDRAFNFYYIHNIEAMIEAGAEIVPFSPIDGDLPDVSGLYFGGGYPEIFSEKLEKNEKVRSAVKKASEDGMPIYAECGGLMYLSKHICLTEGGRHEMCGVLEAESKMNDRRRSLGYVEMTSNADTILCEKGWTVRGHEFHYSAISPAGHREYAFDLTRGNGIEDGKDGMMAGNTIAGYTHIHFASNPKIPGRFVDSCYDYFRR
- a CDS encoding GTPase, whose product is MYVYILGGFLGSGKTTLLMKLASMYSKKGAKVAILVNESGEIGVDGATLKAEGYDAIELPDGCICCSLSGTLQTALKNIKRDIDPDIIIIEPTGLALPHKVKDLVHISMINPDEMYIIGIADIQRFDDLIKKKEEFFKRQMFAADFILINKSDLATPEKMESAIKWLKGEYPDKPMIPVSTKTGENMDKVYEMMQ
- a CDS encoding hydrogenase nickel incorporation protein HypA; the encoded protein is MSEHKHDKDCHCRECEDEKADTERTSIEEAGGVAVGLKGHIHGFNADAAARMSNALLATGKWVEKESGSLLGHIKAAVYNSEGRGITFNLTDVGNGVEQHGTLPPQKEVNFNFMSAVLDVDPHELEHAMMDALEDTGLDYHLEGQSCDHEHHHHEHGHDHGHHHDHGHEHHDHHHHDEKDEVCHCEACEDRRKEEAERAEKGSFWDKIRRRKK
- a CDS encoding methylamine methyltransferase corrinoid protein reductive activase, with product MRYGISLDMGTSGTRAHSVDLSDGKILSTSVTECHPLPGANIMDHLTFCINIGTDIAHRIVMDTVNKVIKTLDVDLKKVERVSICGNPIQLSLFQGIGVEDLAFAGENAHKARGIKVLDRNAGVFSAVDVGLDVPDGCELCVPPSIRHEIGADALAMMYKSGFLEQKDNCLVTDYGTNAEMALKVGDDIYTGSAAAGPAMEGQSIKYGMLAGPGAISDLEYDTQWRCLVLDENIMPQPGDMVDFNLNMVTSEGPMHGKAKGITGTGVVAAVAAALGGGLWKRGKLTTDGEKMVFQDGVYIDSHDISEACKAIGAMRAGHFTLLEKAGIKFDEMQTMYMAGASGTYVDAVKAREVGLLPPSCNKIYQYGNTSLAMATDILRNPELLDELQGIADGIRANHVMFASDPIFEQIYVMELAYWDEGMSMDMYNTYNEMMDIQPLPKVKGVPEVFRMVARDIPDLGAGGLRIIHDIGTELKAHMPGCTGCKKCEKECPERALTVTDDKQIVVKTKNCLGTACYRCQFSCPEKVYKYDLLKLDS
- a CDS encoding ABC transporter ATP-binding protein, yielding MNDEQGTEQTPQEYAAPPDTHIVISGLRKVFKRDEVETVALEDFSLDIKKGELITLVGPSGCGKTTILRLIAGLIQPTSGEIRISGRPCTAPGADRGMVFQDFALFPWRSVRKNVEFGLEVAGVPKEERRERAEKYIKLAGLEKFIDARVHELSGGMKQRVGIARALVGHPDVILMDEPFGALDAQTRNIMQVQLLNILEKTDQTIIFVTHSVDEAVFLSDRIVVLTKRPASIKEIIDIPWPRPRDRACLEFTALRKKILTELEKENVMND
- a CDS encoding ABC transporter permease, with amino-acid sequence MSQILGIKYDENNKYHRFARTVLIAVISLSIFIFTWWAISVITKSTAIPTPLETWNALVDLYLNGDRMTKISLGGYISSSLSTFIKGFLLAFAVAVPLGLILGYSKVLRDFASPVIEILRPIAPIAWAPIFMLSLGYSIGPVLVVFVGIFFPLLTNVIFGVRKIDPNWIDASKTLGASQIQVFYKVMMPSAVPYVMNGVKVGLGIGWMCIVAAELYATPLGGIGFYLAEQAAAGYWPGAYAALVIIAVLGLLTIGVADYIHRLLSKRMGIEV
- a CDS encoding ABC transporter substrate-binding protein, with protein sequence MNTKIIAVIIIAVLVVAGVGVYFFLQDKDKEINIIAGVNTEGSGIYIDKKYNVGDMFDASSQPIPSGWEGKVFGTPGISTIQHVQLLTIVEGMGMSFAAYTVGGNNSAPNTVYFISNISNAGLALGNDVIDGGSLWQPQYQKIVDDGTTRFKELALTNDLFPGHACCVIAGFHGYTSTHENETVRFLAAYVKAVNWVNGALNNKTSEDYARLVSIAKDVAGPNFTEDEIKEAMETVTYTYGENSGTPLAYLKNEIPSLAENLVELGATNKTLKNLGFENGDEFADKFIDESFLGKALQLLASGETFEGSASLKVAVIAGDIHQIAVHVAKELGFFEDYGLNVSFSPATNGPGVATAIQNGEASFGLLGAPPITITVINGELVKA